A single window of Ignavibacteriota bacterium DNA harbors:
- a CDS encoding type II toxin-antitoxin system RelE/ParE family toxin: MSDKYSAEYVEYEGKYPFKQFLEILNDDEEVEVYASIDILIEMLNNNNRIPEKLSKSLKDGIFELRVKHFNRISRCLYFFVKGKKIYFTNGFIKKTQRTPINEIEKAS; this comes from the coding sequence GTGAGTGATAAGTATAGTGCAGAATATGTTGAGTATGAAGGGAAATATCCCTTTAAACAATTCCTTGAGATTCTCAATGATGATGAAGAAGTTGAAGTTTATGCATCAATTGATATTTTGATAGAAATGCTGAATAATAATAATAGAATACCCGAAAAATTATCGAAAAGTTTGAAAGATGGAATTTTCGAGTTAAGAGTAAAACACTTTAATAGAATTTCTCGGTGTTTATATTTTTTTGTTAAAGGAAAGAAAATATATTTTACAAATGGATTTATCAAGAAAACGCAGAGAACACCAATCAATGAAATTGAAAAGGCGAGCTAA
- a CDS encoding T9SS type A sorting domain-containing protein, which yields MNFTNRIFNIRIALFAVLLIVAGYLSPPANAEEDEWKFFLNDRPELWDGYLASCFIEDGEYMWVGTNRQLVFKIFKETLEAVDTLNFSAADMAYDREGNIWMVGSGLKKLVGDTLIGWDQNNYQEIGLPGPSIHHISVDSTGIFWLGFDGEGLVRFDGESCILYDETNAPFKRVHPFQVAINSIAVDKNNNVWVTAAGVSGVIKYDHQNWTVYDSTNTSLRAYYYGIIVIDKKNHIWAGSTIGLYKYDGTDWYLYNDDNSQIKGIVDKMAFDNDNNLWCSTNNHIGLVNYDGIKWRVFNQSNSPIHGNRIFRIYIDNKQNVWLAVTHEVINGEVWKQRGVNIYRKGGVMLNINDGVRYNPHVNIFPNPVSDFLTINSEVEYNTYEIIDLRGVSVVSGSFNSDYSINVSSLVSGTYCLRLINGQSFNTVFFIKN from the coding sequence ATGAATTTTACAAACAGAATTTTTAACATCAGAATAGCATTATTTGCAGTTCTGTTAATCGTGGCGGGGTATTTATCGCCGCCTGCAAATGCCGAGGAGGATGAATGGAAATTTTTCCTCAATGACAGACCCGAGTTATGGGATGGCTACCTCGCTAGTTGCTTCATCGAAGATGGTGAGTATATGTGGGTTGGTACTAACCGCCAATTGGTATTCAAAATCTTTAAGGAAACATTGGAAGCTGTTGATACTCTAAATTTTTCTGCGGCTGATATGGCTTATGACAGAGAAGGGAATATCTGGATGGTTGGCTCAGGTCTTAAAAAATTAGTTGGTGACACTCTAATTGGCTGGGACCAAAACAACTATCAGGAAATAGGTTTACCGGGACCATCTATCCATCATATTAGTGTTGACAGTACCGGAATTTTTTGGCTTGGATTTGACGGTGAAGGATTAGTACGATTTGATGGTGAATCATGTATTTTATATGATGAAACTAATGCTCCATTTAAAAGAGTACATCCTTTTCAGGTTGCAATTAATTCAATAGCAGTTGACAAAAATAATAATGTGTGGGTTACAGCCGCAGGTGTATCAGGTGTAATAAAATATGATCATCAGAATTGGACTGTATATGATAGTACGAATACTTCATTAAGAGCATATTATTATGGTATTATTGTAATTGACAAAAAAAACCATATCTGGGCTGGCTCTACAATAGGTCTTTACAAATATGACGGTACTGATTGGTATCTTTATAATGATGACAATTCTCAAATTAAAGGTATTGTTGACAAAATGGCTTTCGATAATGACAATAATCTTTGGTGTTCTACAAATAATCACATTGGTTTAGTCAATTATGATGGTATTAAATGGAGGGTATTTAATCAGTCAAATTCTCCGATTCATGGTAATCGAATTTTTAGAATTTATATTGACAATAAGCAGAATGTTTGGTTAGCAGTTACACATGAAGTAATAAATGGAGAAGTATGGAAACAAAGAGGTGTAAATATTTACAGAAAGGGAGGAGTGATGCTGAATATTAATGACGGAGTCAGATATAATCCACACGTCAACATTTTTCCAAATCCTGTTAGTGATTTTCTTACAATTAATTCTGAAGTTGAATACAATACTTATGAAATAATTGATTTGAGAGGTGTTTCAGTAGTTTCCGGCTCATTCAATTCTGATTATTCAATTAATGTCAGTTCATTGGTATCAGGTACTTACTGCCTGAGATTAATAAACGGACAAAGTTTTAATACAGTATTTTTTATAAAAAATTAA
- a CDS encoding T9SS type A sorting domain-containing protein, whose protein sequence is MNFTNRIFNIRIALFAVLLIVAGYLSPPANAEEDEWKFFLNDRPGLWDGYQVRCFIEDGEYMWVGTNRQLVFKIFKETLEAVDTLNFSAANMAYDREGNIWMVGSGLKKLVGDTLIGWDQNNYKEIGLPGPYPSYISVDSTGIFWLGFNGEGLVRFDGESCIVYDDTNAPFKKHHLGGVIIYSIVVDKNNNIWVTTALVNGIMKFDHKEWTVYDSTNTVIKNVPFKGLEIDKNNNIWAGSTIGLYKYDGTDWYLYNDDNSQINGLVDKIAFDNDNNLWFSTNNHIGLVNYDGINWRVFNQSNSPIHGNRIFRIYIDKKQNVWFQVTHDPESGEVWKGQGVNIYRKGGVILNIDERIKGIYQVNTFPNPVYDFLTINSEVEYNTYEIIDLRGVSVVSGSFNSDYSINVSSLVSGTYCLRLINGQSFNTVFFIKN, encoded by the coding sequence ATGAATTTTACAAACAGAATTTTTAACATCAGAATAGCATTATTTGCAGTTCTGTTAATCGTGGCGGGGTATTTATCGCCGCCTGCAAATGCCGAGGAGGATGAATGGAAATTTTTCCTCAATGACAGACCCGGATTATGGGATGGATATCAAGTTAGGTGCTTCATCGAAGATGGTGAGTATATGTGGGTTGGTACTAACCGCCAATTGGTATTCAAAATCTTTAAGGAAACATTGGAAGCAGTTGATACTCTAAATTTTTCTGCGGCTAATATGGCTTATGACAGAGAAGGGAATATCTGGATGGTTGGTTCAGGTCTAAAAAAATTAGTTGGCGATACATTAATTGGATGGGACCAAAATAACTATAAGGAAATAGGTTTACCGGGACCATATCCCAGTTATATAAGTGTAGACAGTACCGGAATTTTTTGGCTTGGATTTAACGGAGAAGGATTAGTACGATTTGATGGTGAATCATGTATTGTATATGATGATACGAATGCACCTTTTAAAAAACATCATCTTGGAGGAGTAATTATATATTCAATTGTAGTTGATAAAAATAATAACATTTGGGTAACTACTGCATTGGTAAACGGTATTATGAAATTCGACCATAAAGAATGGACTGTTTATGATAGTACTAACACAGTTATAAAAAACGTTCCTTTCAAAGGCTTAGAGATTGATAAAAATAACAACATTTGGGCTGGCTCTACAATAGGTCTTTACAAATATGACGGTACTGATTGGTATCTTTATAATGATGACAATTCTCAAATTAATGGTCTTGTTGACAAAATCGCTTTCGATAATGACAATAATCTTTGGTTTTCTACAAATAATCATATTGGTCTAGTCAATTATGATGGTATTAACTGGAGGGTATTTAATCAGTCAAATTCTCCGATTCATGGTAATCGAATTTTTAGAATTTATATTGATAAAAAGCAGAATGTTTGGTTCCAAGTTACTCATGATCCCGAATCAGGAGAAGTCTGGAAAGGTCAAGGTGTAAATATTTACAGAAAAGGTGGAGTAATACTAAATATTGATGAAAGAATTAAAGGTATTTATCAGGTTAACACTTTTCCAAATCCGGTTTATGATTTTCTTACAATTAATTCTGAAGTTGAATACAATACTTATGAAATAATTGATTTGAGAGGTGTTTCTGTAGTTTCCGGCTCATTCAATTCTGATTATTCAATTAATGTCAGTTCATTGGTATCAGGTACTTACTGCCTGAGATTAATAAACGGACAAAGTTTTAATACAGTATTTTTTATAAAAAATTAA
- a CDS encoding T9SS type A sorting domain-containing protein, which produces MNFTNRIFNIRIALFAVLLIVAGYLSPPANAEEDEWKFFLNDRPELWDGYLASCFIEDGEYMWVGTNRQLVFKIFKETLEAVDTLNFSAADMAYDREGNIWMVGSGLKKLVGDTLIGWDQNNFQEIGLPGPYPSYISVDSTGIFWLGFNGEGLVRFDGESCIVYDDTNAPFKKHHLGGVIIYSIVVDKNNNIWVTTALVNGIMKFDHKEWTVYDSTNTVIKNVPFKGLEIDKNNNIWAGSTIGLYKYDGTDWYLYNDDNSQINGLVDKIAFDNDNNLWFSTNNHIGLVNYDGINWRVFNQSNSPIHGNRIFRIYIDKKQNVWFQVTHDPESGEVWKGQGVNIYRKGGVILNIDERIKGIYQVNTFPNPVYDFLTINSEVEYNTYEIIDLRGVSVVSGSFNSDNSINVSSLVSGTYCLRLIYGQSFNTVFFIKN; this is translated from the coding sequence ATGAATTTTACAAACAGAATTTTTAACATCAGAATAGCATTATTTGCAGTTCTGTTAATCGTGGCGGGGTATTTATCGCCGCCTGCAAATGCCGAGGAGGATGAATGGAAATTTTTCCTCAATGACAGACCCGAGTTATGGGATGGCTACCTCGCTAGTTGCTTCATCGAAGATGGTGAGTATATGTGGGTTGGTACTAACCGCCAATTGGTATTCAAAATCTTTAAGGAAACTCTGGAAGCTGTTGATACTCTAAATTTTTCTGCGGCTGATATGGCTTATGACAGAGAAGGGAATATCTGGATGGTTGGCTCAGGTCTAAAAAAATTAGTTGGCGACACTTTAATTGGCTGGGACCAAAACAACTTTCAGGAAATTGGCTTACCGGGACCATATCCCAGTTATATAAGTGTAGACAGTACCGGAATTTTTTGGCTTGGATTTAACGGTGAAGGATTAGTACGATTTGATGGAGAATCATGTATTGTATATGATGATACGAATGCACCTTTTAAAAAACATCATCTTGGAGGAGTAATTATATATTCAATTGTAGTTGATAAAAATAATAACATTTGGGTAACTACTGCATTGGTAAACGGTATTATGAAATTCGACCATAAAGAATGGACTGTTTATGATAGTACTAACACAGTTATAAAAAACGTTCCTTTCAAAGGCTTAGAGATTGATAAAAATAACAACATTTGGGCTGGCTCTACAATAGGTCTTTACAAATATGACGGTACTGATTGGTATCTTTATAATGATGACAATTCTCAAATTAATGGTCTTGTTGACAAAATCGCTTTCGATAATGACAATAATCTTTGGTTTTCTACAAATAATCATATTGGTCTAGTCAATTATGATGGTATTAACTGGAGGGTATTTAATCAGTCAAATTCTCCGATTCATGGTAATCGAATTTTTAGAATTTATATTGATAAAAAGCAGAATGTTTGGTTCCAAGTTACTCATGATCCCGAATCAGGAGAAGTCTGGAAAGGTCAAGGTGTAAATATTTACAGAAAAGGTGGAGTAATACTAAATATTGATGAAAGAATTAAAGGTATTTATCAGGTTAACACTTTTCCAAATCCGGTTTATGATTTTCTTACAATTAATTCTGAAGTTGAATACAATACTTATGAAATAATTGATTTGAGAGGTGTTTCTGTAGTTTCCGGCTCATTCAATTCTGATAATTCAATTAATGTCAGTTCATTGGTTTCAGGTACATACTGCCTGAGATTAATTTACGGACAGAGTTTTAATACAGTATTTTTTATCAAAAATTAA
- a CDS encoding T9SS type A sorting domain-containing protein: MNFRNRIFNIRIALCAVLLIVAGYLSPPANAAEDEWKFFLNDRPELWDGYRANCFIEDGEYMWVGTNRQLVFKIFKETLEAVDTLNFSAADMAYDREGNIWMGGSGLKKLVGDTLIGWDQNNYQEIGLPRPSIHHISVDSTGIFWLGFNGEGLVRFDGESCILYDETNAPFKRVHPFQVTINSIAVDKNNNVWVTAAGVSGVIKYDHQNWTVYDSTNTSLTAYSYPKLTVDNLNNLWVSSSKGLYKFDGTTWEYFDITKIGVKDPILNVVVDKENNVWCSTGHSTGLIKFDGIEWTIFNQLNSPIHGNQVLRIYVDKKQNVWIQVTHIPESGEVWKQRGVNIYRKGGVILNIDDRFRHNPQINIFPNPVIDFLTINSKVEYNTYEIIDLRGVSVVSGSFNSDYSINVSSLVSGTYCLRLINGQSFNTVFFIKN; encoded by the coding sequence ATGAATTTTAGAAACAGAATTTTTAACATCAGAATAGCATTATGTGCAGTTCTGTTAATCGTGGCGGGGTATTTATCGCCGCCTGCAAATGCCGCAGAGGATGAATGGAAATTCTTCCTCAATGACAGACCCGAGTTATGGGATGGCTACCGCGCTAATTGCTTCATCGAAGATGGTGAGTATATGTGGGTTGGTACTAACCGCCAATTGGTATTCAAAATCTTTAAAGAAACATTGGAAGCAGTTGATACTCTAAATTTTTCTGCTGCTGATATGGCTTATGACAGAGAAGGGAATATCTGGATGGGTGGCTCAGGTCTTAAAAAATTAGTTGGTGACACTCTAATTGGCTGGGACCAAAATAACTATCAGGAAATAGGTTTACCGCGACCATCTATCCATCATATTAGTGTTGACAGTACCGGAATTTTTTGGCTTGGATTTAACGGAGAAGGATTAGTACGATTTGATGGTGAATCATGTATTTTATATGATGAAACTAATGCTCCATTTAAAAGAGTACATCCCTTTCAGGTTACAATTAATTCAATAGCAGTTGACAAAAATAATAATGTGTGGGTTACAGCCGCAGGTGTATCAGGTGTAATAAAATATGATCATCAGAATTGGACTGTATATGATAGTACGAATACTTCATTAACAGCTTATTCTTATCCAAAATTAACTGTTGATAATTTAAATAATCTGTGGGTAAGTTCATCCAAAGGGTTATACAAATTTGATGGTACAACATGGGAATACTTCGACATAACGAAAATTGGAGTTAAAGATCCCATTCTAAATGTGGTTGTTGATAAAGAAAACAATGTATGGTGCTCAACAGGTCATTCTACAGGTTTAATAAAATTCGATGGGATTGAATGGACAATCTTTAATCAGTTAAATTCACCAATTCACGGCAATCAGGTTTTAAGAATTTATGTTGATAAGAAACAGAATGTTTGGATTCAAGTTACACATATACCCGAATCAGGAGAAGTATGGAAACAAAGAGGTGTAAATATTTATAGGAAAGGTGGAGTAATACTGAATATTGATGATAGATTCAGACATAATCCACAAATCAACATTTTTCCAAATCCTGTTATTGATTTTCTTACAATTAATTCTAAAGTTGAATACAATACTTATGAAATAATTGATTTGAGAGGTGTTTCTGTAGTTTCCGGCTCATTCAATTCTGATTATTCAATTAATGTCAGTTCATTGGTATCAGGTACTTACTGCCTGAGATTAATAAACGGACAAAGTTTTAATACAGTATTTTTTATAAAAAATTAA
- a CDS encoding T9SS type A sorting domain-containing protein, translating to MNFTNRIFNIRIALFAVLLIVAGYLSPPANAEEDEWKFFLNDRPELWDGYLASCFIEDGEYMWVGTNRQLVFKIFKETLEAVDTLNFSAADMAYDREGNIWMVGSGLKKLVGDTLIGWDQNNFQEIGLPGPYPSYISVDSTGIFWLGFNGEGLVRFDGESCMLFDETNAPFKRLHPFQVTINSIAVDKNNNIWITAVGVPGLIKYDHQNWTVYDSTNTSLRANSYPIIVVDKKNHIWAGSTFGLYKFDGTTWEYFDITKIGVKDPILNVVVDKENNVWCSTGHSTGLIKFDGIEWTIFNQLNSPIHGNQVLRIYVDKKQNVWIQVTHIPESGEVWKQRGVNIYRKGGVILNVDENHSLISQKIVFPNPVNDILTIISEIDYNFYEVIDLKGFIILSDKFDFNKSIDVSSLNSGTYCLRLNNDFISKTVFFIKN from the coding sequence ATGAATTTTACAAACAGAATTTTTAACATCAGAATAGCATTATTTGCAGTTCTGTTAATCGTGGCGGGGTATTTATCGCCGCCTGCAAATGCCGAGGAGGATGAATGGAAATTTTTCCTCAATGACAGACCCGAGTTATGGGATGGCTACCTCGCTAGTTGCTTCATCGAAGATGGTGAGTATATGTGGGTTGGTACTAACCGCCAATTGGTATTCAAAATCTTTAAGGAAACTCTGGAAGCTGTTGATACTCTAAATTTTTCTGCGGCTGATATGGCTTATGACAGAGAAGGGAATATCTGGATGGTTGGCTCAGGTCTAAAAAAATTAGTTGGCGACACTTTAATTGGCTGGGACCAAAACAACTTTCAGGAAATTGGCTTACCGGGACCATATCCCAGTTATATAAGTGTAGACAGTACCGGAATTTTTTGGCTTGGATTTAACGGTGAAGGATTAGTACGATTTGATGGAGAATCATGTATGTTGTTTGATGAAACTAATGCTCCTTTCAAACGATTACATCCCTTTCAGGTTACAATTAATTCAATAGCAGTTGACAAAAATAATAATATTTGGATTACAGCAGTTGGAGTTCCTGGTTTGATTAAATATGACCATCAGAATTGGACTGTTTATGATAGTACGAATACGTCATTAAGAGCTAATTCTTATCCAATTATTGTAGTTGACAAAAAAAACCATATCTGGGCTGGCTCTACATTCGGGCTTTACAAATTTGATGGTACAACATGGGAATACTTCGACATAACGAAAATTGGAGTTAAAGATCCTATTCTAAATGTGGTTGTTGATAAAGAAAACAATGTATGGTGCTCAACAGGTCATTCTACAGGTTTAATAAAATTCGATGGGATTGAATGGACAATATTTAATCAGTTAAATTCACCAATTCACGGCAATCAGGTTTTAAGAATTTATGTTGATAAGAAACAGAATGTTTGGATTCAAGTTACACATATACCCGAATCAGGAGAAGTATGGAAACAAAGAGGTGTAAACATCTATAGAAAAGGTGGAGTCATTCTTAATGTTGATGAAAATCATAGTTTAATTTCTCAAAAAATAGTTTTTCCAAATCCGGTAAATGATATTTTGACCATCATTTCAGAGATTGATTACAATTTCTACGAAGTTATAGACCTAAAAGGTTTTATAATTTTATCAGACAAATTTGATTTTAATAAATCAATTGATGTCAGTTCTCTTAATTCAGGTACTTATTGCCTACGACTAAATAATGATTTCATTTCTAAAACAGTATTTTTTATAAAAAATTAA
- the ispG gene encoding flavodoxin-dependent (E)-4-hydroxy-3-methylbut-2-enyl-diphosphate synthase: MDLINNGLELPIINGSGNGHSKDDIVRAADRYPRRKSRQVMIGGIPIGGGAPVSVQTMSKTKTSDIEATVAQIKRCEEAGVDIVRVTVNNKEASEAIGEIVRRVNVPIVADIHFNYMFALKAIEAGVAKVRINPGNIGKVERIQKVLSAAKERNIPIRIGVNSGSLEKEILDKHGYPTAEALFESAMKHVQISQEFGFEDLIISVKSTSVPLMIEAYRLIAERTDFPLHLGVTEAGRIRVGTIKSAVGIGTLLAEGIGDTIRVSLTDEPEREVEVGKEILRTLGYAQRNVEIISCPTCGRLDVDLFKITEQIEDAVKDIKKPMTVSILGCAVNGPGEAREADLGVAAAKGKGLLFRKGVPLRYVPEEDIVTELLKEIHAFVPES, translated from the coding sequence ATGGATTTGATTAATAATGGTTTGGAATTGCCGATTATAAATGGAAGCGGCAATGGACATAGTAAAGATGATATCGTCAGAGCAGCTGACAGATATCCGAGGAGAAAGTCCAGACAGGTTATGATAGGCGGCATACCAATTGGTGGTGGGGCGCCGGTTTCGGTTCAGACAATGTCCAAAACAAAAACTTCCGATATTGAGGCGACGGTTGCTCAAATCAAACGTTGCGAGGAAGCCGGTGTGGATATTGTCCGCGTTACCGTAAATAATAAGGAAGCTTCGGAAGCAATTGGTGAGATTGTCAGGCGTGTGAATGTGCCGATTGTTGCAGATATACATTTCAATTATATGTTTGCCTTGAAAGCTATTGAAGCAGGTGTTGCGAAAGTGAGAATAAATCCGGGTAATATCGGGAAGGTTGAGAGAATTCAGAAAGTTCTCTCGGCAGCTAAGGAAAGAAATATTCCTATTAGAATTGGTGTAAATTCCGGCTCGCTTGAAAAAGAAATTCTTGATAAACATGGCTATCCAACAGCTGAAGCGTTATTTGAGTCTGCTATGAAGCATGTTCAGATTTCGCAGGAATTTGGATTTGAGGATTTGATTATTTCAGTTAAATCTACTTCTGTTCCGCTTATGATTGAGGCTTACAGACTTATTGCCGAAAGAACTGATTTCCCGCTGCATTTAGGTGTGACAGAAGCCGGCAGAATTCGGGTCGGCACAATCAAATCAGCAGTAGGTATTGGTACACTGCTTGCCGAAGGAATTGGAGATACTATTCGCGTATCACTGACTGATGAACCCGAAAGGGAAGTGGAAGTGGGCAAGGAAATTCTTCGGACTTTGGGTTATGCCCAGCGGAATGTAGAAATTATTTCATGCCCGACTTGCGGAAGACTTGATGTGGATTTATTCAAAATTACTGAGCAAATTGAAGATGCTGTTAAGGATATCAAAAAGCCTATGACTGTGTCAATTCTCGGTTGTGCTGTAAATGGTCCCGGTGAAGCACGTGAAGCCGATTTGGGTGTGGCTGCAGCAAAAGGTAAAGGACTTTTATTCAGAAAAGGTGTACCACTAAGATATGTGCCTGAGGAAGACATAGTTACTGAACTTCTTAAAGAAATTCATGCCTTTGTCCCTGAAAGCTGA
- a CDS encoding cation:proton antiporter: protein MENFLHNYFTLLGAAVEIPLLYDIFVILGASVIVVLICKKLNIPSILGFLITGIIIGPSALNIQSGTTEIEMMAEIGIILLLFIIGLEFSLASLSAIKRTVLLGGLVQVGGTIIITALLLIIFNFEIANAVFFGFLFSLSSTAIVLKMVQERGIMNSPHGKISIAILIFQDIIVVPMILFTPIIAGQSDNVTKELILLAAKVIIIVIILILSARYLVPRLLYEVAKTKSQELFILTIVVICVSTAWLTNQAGLSLALGAFMAGLIISESDYSHQATGNILPFREVFTSFFFVSIGMLLNLEFLFEHILIILGLTIAVAVMKFAIAGLAALILGFPTRTVILTGLLLFQVGEFAFILSQSGVSAGLLSGEYYQYFIAVSILTMALTPFLITKSDAICNFIIRTQIPQKISQLRNTPASKENIDDIVEHLEDHIVIIGYGLNGRNVARAAKHLDIPYIILEMNANTVKNELEKGERIIYGDGISPHILEQVHIENARVVVVAISDTAAINRVIAGIRALTKSVHIIVRTRFINDIEEHMKIGADEVIPEEFETSIEIFSLVLHKYLVPIDSIEEITEKIRQDNYNIFSQLNKSRDIANDFKLPNLNIVILTVQKTGSSLLGKSLSEIDVRNRFGVNIIAIRRNEEFLERIDQNTQILKDDILYVLGKTEDIRKFYDKIST, encoded by the coding sequence ATGGAAAATTTTCTACATAATTATTTTACTTTACTTGGAGCCGCAGTAGAAATTCCTCTGCTTTACGATATTTTCGTAATTCTTGGGGCATCTGTTATTGTAGTTCTTATTTGTAAGAAATTAAATATTCCTTCAATATTAGGTTTTCTGATAACTGGAATAATAATTGGTCCATCTGCTTTAAACATTCAGAGCGGCACGACCGAAATTGAAATGATGGCAGAAATCGGAATTATTCTGCTGCTTTTTATAATAGGTCTGGAGTTTTCTCTTGCAAGTTTATCGGCAATCAAACGGACTGTACTCTTAGGTGGTTTGGTTCAGGTGGGAGGCACAATTATTATAACTGCCCTTCTGCTTATAATATTCAATTTTGAGATTGCAAATGCTGTATTTTTTGGCTTTTTGTTTTCATTAAGCAGTACCGCAATTGTTCTGAAAATGGTGCAGGAAAGAGGTATAATGAATAGTCCTCACGGAAAAATATCAATAGCAATTTTGATATTTCAGGATATTATTGTTGTGCCGATGATTTTATTCACTCCGATAATAGCCGGACAATCTGACAATGTTACAAAAGAATTAATTTTGCTTGCTGCAAAAGTAATCATAATTGTTATTATTTTAATTTTAAGTGCGAGATATTTGGTACCAAGACTTCTTTATGAAGTTGCAAAAACTAAAAGTCAGGAGTTGTTCATACTTACAATTGTCGTTATTTGTGTATCAACTGCATGGCTTACCAATCAGGCAGGGTTATCGCTTGCATTGGGTGCATTTATGGCAGGACTTATAATTTCAGAATCGGATTACAGTCATCAGGCAACAGGTAATATCCTGCCATTCAGGGAGGTATTTACGAGCTTCTTCTTCGTTTCGATAGGTATGCTTCTAAATCTTGAATTTTTGTTTGAGCATATATTGATAATTCTTGGTTTGACAATTGCAGTAGCTGTGATGAAATTTGCAATTGCGGGTTTAGCAGCACTTATTCTCGGATTTCCAACAAGAACGGTAATCTTAACAGGACTTTTGCTTTTTCAGGTCGGAGAATTTGCATTTATTTTATCGCAGAGCGGCGTAAGTGCCGGACTGCTTTCCGGTGAGTACTACCAGTATTTTATAGCTGTATCAATACTGACAATGGCACTAACTCCATTTCTAATTACAAAAAGTGATGCTATTTGTAATTTTATTATCAGAACACAAATTCCTCAAAAAATATCTCAACTACGAAACACACCTGCTTCAAAAGAAAATATTGACGATATTGTGGAACATTTGGAAGACCATATTGTCATAATAGGTTATGGACTTAATGGCAGAAATGTAGCAAGAGCCGCAAAACATCTTGATATTCCCTACATCATTCTTGAGATGAATGCCAACACAGTAAAGAATGAACTTGAAAAAGGTGAGAGAATTATCTATGGTGATGGAATTAGTCCGCATATACTTGAGCAGGTACATATTGAAAATGCACGGGTAGTTGTTGTTGCAATTTCTGATACTGCTGCAATTAACAGAGTTATTGCCGGCATAAGAGCATTAACCAAGTCTGTTCATATCATCGTTCGTACAAGATTTATTAATGATATTGAAGAGCACATGAAAATCGGAGCTGATGAAGTAATTCCTGAAGAATTTGAAACTTCTATTGAAATTTTTTCGCTTGTGTTGCATAAATATCTTGTGCCAATAGATTCAATTGAAGAAATCACGGAAAAAATCAGGCAGGATAATTATAATATTTTCAGTCAGCTTAATAAATCAAGAGATATTGCTAATGATTTTAAATTACCGAATCTGAATATTGTTATACTTACTGTCCAAAAAACGGGCAGTTCTTTACTTGGTAAAAGTCTTTCAGAAATAGATGTACGTAATAGATTTGGAGTTAATATTATTGCTATCAGAAGAAACGAGGAATTTTTAGAAAGAATTGACCAGAATACGCAAATCCTTAAAGACGATATACTTTATGTACTTGGAAAAACAGAGGATATAAGAAAATTTTATGATAAAATTTCGACATAA